The nucleotide sequence CAGTGCTTGGTTTTTAACGGAAATTCTGGCGAACGAACGGTATTCTCGGATCGAACAATTGTTCGACGTTATTCGCCCTCGTTCTCCTCATCTTTATCTCGTTCAACTTGTCGCCTTGTGTCATCGCCCTACTGTTCTCCCCCTCGTCCACCGTGTTTTGGGGCTTAGGAGTGCCGATTCCCGAACTTTCTCGGGCGGAAGAGCAGCGGAGATTCAAATTTGCCGGACGTTCGATTCTTTCTTTTTGAAGCTTCAGTTTCTCTGAAAggtcgatttttttctctgtcgCGTGTTTTTCTATAAGTTTTTTTAGCATATGCTCACCACTTTTAGTTCTGTTCAAGGTTTCCTTGCTCAAGTACTCTCTGAAACGAACTTTTCTGTCGAACTTGGCAGCCACAGAGTATACTCCACGCTTGTGGTGCAGTATCAGGTTCTCGTCTCCGTGGTACTTCATCCTGAAATTAGGACGAtgcaatatttaattttttaatattacagtGAAAGAGATGGttgataatgataaaaaaaaaatgaaattgtcGCACCTGTACCGACGGCCTTCGCGCCACAGGCTTGACTCCATCTCCTCGAGCCAGGACTGCTGGTGTCCTATGATTGACCCAGGCCTGCATATCCTCAGCCAAGCGATCGCCTCTCTGGCCGTCATCCGATAATGTTTCATGACATACGCGGCTATCAGCGTCCCCGTCCTCCCCAGACCAGCCTGTACCCAAAATCGATTATTTTACTCATCCATTTTGCATTTAACgattaaaatgataaaattttctACACGCTCTATACTTTGCAGTGTACGGCGATAGCGCCCCTTGTGCTCTCGGCTATGTGTAAAAATTGCTTGAGGACTTTTTTCGGCGGAACCGTACCGTCCGGGAAGAAGATGTCGTAGTGCAGTATACCGGCGTTCGTAAACCTGAGCGAGAATGATTTTGATGCTTAgtcttagaaaaaaaaatgcaaatatcaCGTGTACATGCCTGAAGGACTCGTAAGTCTTGCGATTGAGTCTGACGACAGCTGCGACTTCATTTTTCATAAAGTAGTTCAGGTACTTTTCCGGGTAGTGCGACGTGGTGCCCTGTTCGGTGTTGGGACCCAGGAAGGCTAGGAATTTACGAGGTACTATCCAATTTAGGTCGCCGTTCTTTATCTGCTCGTACTTCTCGTACTCCCTCGCGTCGAAATCTTCGAGATTAAAGAAGCCGAGGGACGACGCTTTGCTCAGGGCGTTTAGGCAGTCTGTTGAAAAGTAACTTAAGTTAATGGATTTTAAAAAGTGTtgctttttgaaaatttattgtcGTTTACCGATCAAATCGATAGTGTAGTGGGCCACGCCAATGGACACGTCTCTAAAAGGCTTGAGAGGCGGTGAGCCTTTCGACGCGATCAAATCGTAAGCTTCATCGGGTGACTTGTCCAAGTAGAGAACCGAGTAAGAGGCAGCGAGATAAGCGGCGTTCGCTCGTTTCTCTGCATTCGCGGACGCGAAGTGCACGATTTTGTCGAGCTTGTAGTCTGGGTTATTCAAAATTTGGTTGACGCCGTGACAGTACCTTATGATGTGTAAAAGCCCGATGCTTTGAAATAacgatcatttttttttttttttttttttttttatcaaatttaacAAATCGAATTGTTCAAACTTGTGAAGGCAGGCAATATTGAGGGGTCCGAAATCGCTGTAAAAGTTGTTGTACACCAGTTCCTCGTCGACGTCGAACAAGTAAACGTTCGGTGCTGTTTTTGGTACTCTCTTGCCAGGAGCCAAAGTGGCGaagtaaaatttgttttttatgaGCTCGGAAACGGCCGTGAGGTCGGGATGCGCGAAAATACTGATCGATGTATTTGAATCTACGAATCGATCcgagaattatttatttatttatttttttttttaactttacgCGAAATGAGAAAAAGGGGAATGTATACTTTGCTGGCTGTACACCGGATTGTGATAATCACTGAAACGCGATGAGGATTTTGGCGACTGTCCGGACATAGTTGATTTTGCggtcgtcttcttcttcaggTCATATTCcgtgcattttttaattttcttaacGAATACGAAAATTGTCTTGAGTGGTGACATAATGTTGGGATAAAAATTTGACATTTTAGTTGAATTTTGCTTCTGCAACGTTATCTAATCGTATATTCGTAAGTAAAATTATGTTAAATGTTTGAAGTGGAAAAATAACCTCGAATCATTGAGCTTGAGAAGGTCAGCGCGTTTCGTCCGTGGACTTGCCTGGTGGTATCGGTTTGaacttaaaattttgaattcatGGCCAAATATATTAAATGTTTATAGGTATTACTTATAATTTTGTGTTAtttcgattaattttttttttattttttgcgtcACATTTTTAATACGTTTGTGCAGCCTTCATTTTTTTACGGCGCgaattttttgctttatttacattctaaatttgataaataGGAGTAGGGTATTCGTGAAAGAGAACACAGTATATGTCATGTTAATACATTATGTattgttatattataattttcaaagttcAAACTTGTAACCTCAAAGTGTTATCAATACAAGTCACTATACAAGTACAGAATGTCGTCGGTATATTTATTCGATTACAATGCatctctttttttctataaaaattcacaagtaccagaagaatatAGTAGAGATAGGATGAACATTATCGGAACGAAAATTGTCTGCTTTACATGCTTcgcttaaaaaaataatcttgcatataaatatatctagAAATCGTTTTGCACGCTCTCGTCATGCGATTCGCTATTACTttgaacataaaaaaatataataacgaAAACGTTATAGAAACATGAAAAAACTTCATAGCCGTCTTTCGGTGCGCGTCTAGTATAAGAAAAacaatttgtaaatataatatcGTATGTAAGAAGAACAaccgaaaaaaatatttctacatAGTATAAGAAcaatagagagagaaatatcAAGTCCATAGATTTTTTCTTCAAAGCTTCGATTATtgagttt is from Nasonia vitripennis strain AsymCx chromosome 1, Nvit_psr_1.1, whole genome shotgun sequence and encodes:
- the LOC100120046 gene encoding dual specificity protein phosphatase CDC14A-like isoform X2, with product MSGQSPKSSSRFSDYHNPVYSQQNSNTSISIFAHPDLTAVSELIKNKFYFATLAPGKRVPKTAPNVYLFDVDEELVYNNFYSDFGPLNIACLHKYCHGVNQILNNPDYKLDKIVHFASANAEKRANAAYLAASYSVLYLDKSPDEAYDLIASKGSPPLKPFRDVSIGVAHYTIDLIDCLNALSKASSLGFFNLEDFDAREYEKYEQIKNGDLNWIVPRKFLAFLGPNTEQGTTSHYPEKYLNYFMKNEVAAVVRLNRKTYESFRFTNAGILHYDIFFPDGTVPPKKVLKQFLHIAESTRGAIAVHCKAGLGRTGTLIAAYVMKHYRMTAREAIAWLRICRPGSIIGHQQSWLEEMESSLWREGRRYRMKYHGDENLILHHKRGVYSVAAKFDRKVRFREYLSKETLNRTKSEKLKLQKERIERPANLNLRCSSARESSGIGTPKPQNTVDEGENSRAMTQGDKLNEIKMRRTRANNVEQLFDPRIPFVRQNFR
- the LOC100120046 gene encoding dual specificity protein phosphatase CDC14A-like isoform X1, whose protein sequence is MSGQSPKSSSRFSDYHNPVYSQQNSNTSISIFAHPDLTAVSELIKNKFYFATLAPGKRVPKTAPNVYLFDVDEELVYNNFYSDFGPLNIACLHNIGLLHIIRYCHGVNQILNNPDYKLDKIVHFASANAEKRANAAYLAASYSVLYLDKSPDEAYDLIASKGSPPLKPFRDVSIGVAHYTIDLIDCLNALSKASSLGFFNLEDFDAREYEKYEQIKNGDLNWIVPRKFLAFLGPNTEQGTTSHYPEKYLNYFMKNEVAAVVRLNRKTYESFRFTNAGILHYDIFFPDGTVPPKKVLKQFLHIAESTRGAIAVHCKAGLGRTGTLIAAYVMKHYRMTAREAIAWLRICRPGSIIGHQQSWLEEMESSLWREGRRYRMKYHGDENLILHHKRGVYSVAAKFDRKVRFREYLSKETLNRTKSEKLKLQKERIERPANLNLRCSSARESSGIGTPKPQNTVDEGENSRAMTQGDKLNEIKMRRTRANNVEQLFDPRIPFVRQNFR